One region of Spirochaetota bacterium genomic DNA includes:
- a CDS encoding class I SAM-dependent methyltransferase yields the protein MIGTMINDVTDTAFMVATHRANETRRTDALFQDPLAELLAGDHGKKAARDHPKSPMVQWLVTIRTVIIDNFIQTSLPLGIDTVLNLGAGLDTRPYRLDLPKSLRWIEVDYPSIISYKETRLAKEKPRCALERVTLDLADTAERRKFFSKINSSSRGILVLTEGVIPYLTNEDAGSLADDLRQMGNLRLWIVDYSSPRMSRYRRAGSSREYMRNAPFKFHPDDWFGFFGSHGWRMKDIRYLAIESRKLNRAIPLSAPWKVLIIIRALFMSRSRRESLGKFAGYALMEPK from the coding sequence ATGATAGGCACGATGATAAACGATGTCACCGATACCGCCTTCATGGTGGCCACTCACAGGGCCAATGAGACCAGGCGGACCGACGCGCTCTTTCAGGACCCCCTGGCGGAGCTGCTGGCGGGCGATCATGGCAAAAAGGCGGCCAGGGACCATCCGAAAAGCCCGATGGTTCAATGGCTCGTGACGATCAGGACGGTTATAATAGATAATTTCATCCAGACCTCCCTGCCCCTGGGAATCGACACTGTCCTGAACCTGGGCGCCGGCCTCGATACCCGCCCGTATCGACTGGACCTCCCGAAATCGCTCCGGTGGATAGAGGTGGACTATCCATCGATCATCTCGTATAAAGAAACCCGCCTGGCGAAGGAGAAACCGAGGTGCGCCCTCGAGCGGGTAACTCTGGACCTGGCCGACACGGCGGAACGGCGGAAGTTTTTTTCAAAAATCAATTCAAGCTCCCGCGGCATTCTCGTCTTGACCGAAGGGGTTATTCCCTATCTTACCAACGAGGATGCGGGCAGCCTGGCTGACGATTTGCGGCAGATGGGCAACCTCCGCCTGTGGATCGTGGACTATTCCTCGCCCAGGATGAGCAGATACAGGAGGGCCGGTTCCAGCAGGGAATACATGCGGAACGCGCCGTTCAAATTCCATCCCGATGACTGGTTTGGATTCTTCGGCAGCCATGGCTGGCGCATGAAGGACATCCGCTATCTCGCCATTGAATCCCGGAAACTCAACCGGGCCATACCGCTGTCGGCGCCGTGGAAGGTATTGATAATTATTCGGGCTTTATTCATGTCCCGGAGCCGGAGGGAATCACTGGGAAAGTTTGCCGGATACGCGTTGATGGAGCCGAAATAA
- a CDS encoding cyclic nucleotide-binding domain-containing protein, translating into MSASSIAPALAAGLIPVAAVYLFYRRHFQVKSDFLGHLEFFFHGVLLACILFTAGLFFRGLIPPGNALIRGFVQAALVEKTGALVVIGILICRKKHDFSVMNGIVSAMFLGLGFAALENIIYALSRDSSILPVRLISSVPLHILSCGLMGYFLSMVKLSKSAVNRAAGVIAGFGAPLLLHGAYDSLLYRGGTMPYYVPLILVFLIVLMEYLLARSQVFPSGDELREKGLAIEDWRSIDREPQFERWILRSLGTRNTDHVPFFALHVTPAKWAIIGALALTAAAFAVMKSRAPIIPATVTPVEATMLFILLPGLYAFNLLAVGLINPEYFKKSIIRIPIIIDAVINIEVDSPDKDDVVDTVTYHVTGQNSFFKTPAPLAPGSPVKCILYCSRFSSPVLEGVVALDRHGGDDEFNGTLVRFTSRPPGFGLFLLRYHLYRLSRGLAYNLNLPGSRDIRRLFIRPVSVMEQEYTFPSGHEVFRQGERGNEFYLIRKGKINIMKKLPRGGQVLLTTMGRGDIFGEMAILGNQTRLATAVCSGQCVLAVARADNLDALIEHNPEFARKLLETLARRHHDSERNYLNIIGRMKSTTGKTNTLLLSLVKMTLACSGGDSAGNNFNYDLLAQKIRCDRETAVKIVEMISSCRDGSDLEELIDRETAGAIITAFREYPLAVRGDAKK; encoded by the coding sequence TTGAGCGCATCTTCAATAGCGCCGGCCCTGGCGGCCGGCCTTATTCCGGTTGCGGCGGTATATCTTTTTTACCGCCGCCATTTCCAGGTGAAGTCCGATTTCCTGGGACACCTGGAGTTTTTCTTCCACGGGGTCCTGCTCGCCTGCATTCTTTTTACCGCCGGATTATTTTTCCGTGGTCTTATCCCTCCGGGCAACGCCCTGATCAGGGGATTTGTCCAGGCCGCCCTGGTGGAAAAAACGGGCGCCCTTGTTGTCATAGGGATTCTTATCTGCCGGAAGAAGCATGACTTTTCCGTAATGAACGGGATCGTATCCGCCATGTTTCTCGGCCTCGGCTTCGCGGCCCTTGAGAACATAATCTACGCCCTCTCCCGCGACTCCTCGATACTGCCGGTGCGGCTCATCAGCTCCGTGCCCCTCCATATCCTCTCCTGCGGACTCATGGGGTATTTCCTGTCGATGGTGAAGCTGTCCAAATCAGCGGTAAACAGGGCCGCGGGCGTCATTGCCGGCTTTGGCGCTCCCCTTCTCCTCCACGGCGCCTATGATTCCCTGCTATACCGGGGCGGGACCATGCCCTATTATGTGCCCCTGATACTGGTCTTTCTTATTGTCCTGATGGAGTACCTCCTGGCCAGGTCGCAGGTGTTTCCATCCGGGGACGAGCTGCGGGAAAAGGGTCTTGCAATCGAGGACTGGAGGTCCATCGACAGGGAGCCCCAGTTCGAACGGTGGATCCTCCGCTCACTGGGAACCCGGAACACGGACCATGTGCCTTTTTTCGCCCTGCACGTGACCCCGGCAAAGTGGGCCATCATCGGGGCCCTAGCCCTTACGGCCGCGGCCTTCGCGGTGATGAAAAGCAGGGCGCCGATCATCCCGGCAACCGTCACGCCGGTTGAGGCGACGATGCTGTTCATCCTTCTCCCCGGTCTTTACGCCTTTAACCTGCTGGCCGTGGGCCTTATCAATCCGGAGTATTTCAAAAAGAGCATCATCCGCATCCCCATAATCATTGACGCGGTCATCAACATCGAGGTGGACTCGCCGGACAAGGACGACGTTGTCGACACCGTGACCTATCACGTCACGGGACAGAACAGTTTTTTCAAGACACCGGCCCCCCTGGCCCCCGGGAGCCCGGTAAAATGCATTCTCTACTGTTCCAGGTTCTCGTCTCCCGTGCTGGAAGGCGTCGTGGCCCTGGACCGGCACGGCGGCGACGACGAATTCAACGGCACCCTGGTCAGGTTCACGTCACGGCCGCCGGGATTCGGTCTTTTTCTCCTGCGCTATCACCTGTATCGCCTCAGCCGGGGCCTTGCCTACAACCTCAACCTTCCCGGCTCAAGGGACATCCGCCGGCTCTTCATCAGGCCGGTATCCGTAATGGAACAGGAGTACACCTTTCCCTCCGGCCACGAGGTTTTCAGGCAGGGCGAGCGGGGCAATGAGTTCTACCTTATCCGGAAGGGCAAGATTAACATCATGAAGAAGCTCCCCCGCGGGGGGCAGGTCCTCCTCACCACCATGGGGCGGGGGGATATTTTCGGCGAGATGGCCATCCTGGGCAACCAGACCCGCCTCGCCACGGCGGTATGCAGCGGCCAGTGCGTTCTCGCCGTCGCCAGGGCCGACAACCTGGACGCCCTCATCGAACACAATCCGGAGTTCGCCCGAAAGCTTCTTGAGACCCTCGCGAGGCGGCACCACGATTCGGAGCGCAATTACCTGAATATCATCGGGCGGATGAAATCAACCACGGGTAAGACGAACACCCTTCTCCTTTCCCTTGTCAAAATGACCCTTGCCTGCAGCGGCGGAGATTCTGCCGGCAATAATTTCAATTATGATCTGCTCGCCCAAAAGATCCGTTGCGACAGGGAAACAGCCGTCAAAATCGTCGAGATGATCTCATCCTGCAGGGACGGCTCCGACCTTGAGGAATTAATAGACCGGGAGACGGCGGGCGCCATCATCACGGCATTCAGGGAGTATCCCCTTGCGGTCAGGGGCGACGCAAAAAAATAG